From one Triticum urartu cultivar G1812 chromosome 3, Tu2.1, whole genome shotgun sequence genomic stretch:
- the LOC125548774 gene encoding histone H4 codes for MSGRGKGGKGLGKGGAKRHRKVLRDNIQGITKPAIRRLARRGGVKRISGLIYEETRGVLKIFLENVIRDAVTYTEHARRKTVTAMDVVYALKRQGRTLYGFGG; via the coding sequence ATGTCGGGGCGCGGCAAGGGCGGCAAGGGGCTCGGCAAGGGCGGCGCGAAGCGCCACCGCAAGGTCCTGCGCGACAACATCCAgggcatcaccaagccggcgatCCGGAGGCTGGCCCGGAGGGGCGGCGTGAAGCGCATCTCGGGGCTCATCTACGAGGAGACCCGCGGCGTGCTCAAGATCTTCCTCGAGAACGTCATCCGCGACGCCGTCACCTACACCGAGCACGCCCGCCGCAAGACCGTCACCGCCATGGACGTCGTCTACGCGCTCAAGCGCCAGGGCCGCACCCTCTACGGCTTCGGCGGCTGA